A single window of Sulfitobacter sp. JL08 DNA harbors:
- a CDS encoding error-prone DNA polymerase translates to MFTELSITSNFTFLTGASHPEEYIRRAATLDLPAIAIADDNSVAGIVRAHTEARHIMRLVRARQDWDAANGLIGPPCPAHLPKPQSFPVYNAPRLIPAARLVFTDAPPVTVLPTDRTGWGNLCRILSTGRLRTTKGDCDLQLADLLDRSEGLELLIWPQGDWEPAARQIKTHAPDRLHILLCPHYDGQDSARFAALTRQASALNLPTLASAAPRMHHGARRKLADVLTAVRLGRKVDDLGRDALANAEQRLRSEPEMRHLFQGHEDAVERAYTLGTRLGFSLDQLRYEYPSEGTAQETPAQRLARLASDGLRWRYPGGASDKVRAMLQHELNLISKLKYEPYFLTVRDIVAFARSRNILCQGRGSAANSVVCYCLGITSVSPEIGTMVFERFVSEARDEPPDIDVDFEHERREEVIQHIYERYGRHRAGLCATVVHYRGKRAIREVGRAMGLSEDTISALSSQLWGFFSTKGLEEERMREIGLDPADRRLRQMLDLVHEINGFPRHLSQHVGGFVITQGRLDELVPIENATMEGRTVICWDKDDIDTLGILKVDVLSLGMLTCIRKAFDLLHQHHQIDHTLATLPPEDPQVYDMLCRADSIGVFQVESRAQMNFLPRMRPRNFYDLVIEVAIIRPGPIQGDMVHPYIRRRNGEEAVSFPSDALGDVLGKTLGVPLFQEQAMQIAIVGAGFTPDQADRLRRSLATFKKHGNVSEFRNLFLRGMKRNGYDEDFADRCFSQIEGFGSYGFPESHAASFALLVYASAWIKCHHPGIFACALLNSQPMGFYAPAQIVRDAREHDVTVRPICINSSYWDNVMEPDGHGGLALRLGFRQIKGLSEEDACWITAARGNGYRSVQDVWRRAGLSPPVLARLAEADVFAGLDLSRRAALWEAKAITTDTPLPLFAGDIEGEGIVEPAANLPEMTMGEQVVEDYVAMRLSLRAHPVALLRHILTPGAQPL, encoded by the coding sequence ATGTTCACAGAATTATCGATCACGTCCAATTTCACGTTCCTGACAGGCGCGTCCCACCCCGAGGAATATATCCGCCGGGCGGCGACCCTTGATCTGCCCGCCATTGCCATTGCCGATGACAATTCGGTGGCCGGGATCGTGCGTGCCCACACCGAAGCGCGTCATATCATGCGGCTGGTGCGCGCACGGCAGGACTGGGACGCCGCGAACGGGCTGATCGGGCCGCCCTGCCCCGCTCATCTGCCCAAACCGCAGTCGTTTCCGGTGTATAATGCCCCGCGTCTGATCCCTGCCGCGCGGCTGGTATTTACCGATGCGCCCCCCGTGACGGTGTTGCCAACAGACCGGACCGGATGGGGAAATCTGTGCCGTATTCTGTCCACAGGCCGGTTGCGCACCACCAAGGGCGATTGCGATCTGCAACTGGCAGATTTGCTGGACCGCAGCGAAGGGCTGGAATTGCTGATCTGGCCACAGGGGGATTGGGAGCCGGCGGCGCGGCAGATCAAGACACACGCCCCCGACCGCCTGCATATACTGCTTTGCCCGCATTATGACGGGCAGGACAGCGCCCGTTTTGCCGCGCTGACCCGGCAGGCCAGCGCATTGAACCTGCCCACCCTGGCCAGCGCCGCGCCACGGATGCATCACGGCGCGCGGCGCAAATTGGCCGATGTACTGACAGCCGTGCGCCTTGGGCGAAAGGTGGACGATCTGGGACGCGACGCACTGGCAAACGCCGAACAGCGCCTGCGATCCGAACCCGAAATGCGGCACCTGTTCCAAGGCCACGAAGACGCGGTGGAACGGGCCTATACCCTCGGCACCAGACTGGGCTTCAGCCTTGACCAGTTGCGTTATGAATACCCATCAGAAGGCACGGCGCAGGAAACACCGGCACAACGGCTGGCGCGGTTGGCCTCCGACGGGCTGCGCTGGCGTTATCCGGGCGGGGCATCCGATAAGGTGCGCGCGATGTTGCAGCACGAACTGAATCTGATCAGCAAGCTTAAATACGAACCTTATTTCCTGACAGTGCGCGACATCGTGGCCTTTGCCCGTTCGCGCAACATCCTGTGTCAGGGGCGCGGGTCGGCTGCGAATTCGGTGGTGTGCTATTGTCTTGGCATCACATCCGTCAGCCCCGAGATCGGGACCATGGTCTTTGAACGGTTCGTATCCGAAGCGCGGGATGAACCGCCTGATATTGATGTCGATTTCGAACATGAACGCCGCGAAGAGGTGATCCAGCATATTTATGAACGCTATGGCCGCCATCGTGCGGGCCTGTGCGCCACCGTCGTGCATTATCGCGGCAAACGCGCCATCCGCGAAGTCGGACGCGCCATGGGGCTGAGTGAAGATACCATTTCAGCGCTCAGCTCTCAGCTTTGGGGTTTTTTCAGCACCAAGGGGCTGGAGGAGGAACGCATGCGCGAGATCGGTCTTGATCCGGCCGACCGGCGGCTGCGGCAAATGCTGGATCTGGTTCATGAGATCAACGGCTTTCCCCGCCATCTGTCCCAGCATGTCGGCGGCTTTGTCATCACCCAAGGCAGGCTGGATGAACTGGTTCCGATCGAAAACGCCACGATGGAGGGGCGCACGGTGATCTGCTGGGACAAGGATGACATCGACACATTGGGCATTCTCAAGGTCGATGTCCTGAGCCTTGGAATGCTGACCTGTATCCGCAAGGCGTTTGATCTGCTGCACCAGCATCACCAGATCGATCATACGCTGGCCACCCTGCCCCCCGAAGATCCCCAAGTCTATGATATGCTGTGCCGCGCCGACAGCATCGGGGTATTTCAGGTCGAAAGCCGCGCGCAGATGAATTTTCTGCCGCGGATGCGTCCGCGCAATTTCTACGATCTGGTGATCGAAGTGGCCATCATCCGGCCCGGCCCCATTCAGGGCGATATGGTGCATCCCTACATCCGGCGGCGCAATGGCGAAGAGGCGGTCAGCTTTCCATCAGACGCTTTGGGCGACGTGTTGGGCAAGACGCTGGGTGTGCCGCTGTTTCAGGAACAGGCGATGCAGATCGCCATTGTCGGTGCAGGCTTCACCCCCGATCAGGCCGACCGGTTGCGCCGCTCGCTGGCCACGTTCAAGAAACACGGCAATGTCAGCGAATTTCGCAACCTGTTCCTGCGCGGCATGAAGCGTAACGGTTATGATGAAGATTTCGCCGACCGCTGTTTCAGCCAGATCGAGGGGTTCGGCTCTTACGGATTTCCCGAAAGCCACGCGGCGTCTTTTGCGCTGCTGGTCTATGCCTCTGCCTGGATAAAATGCCACCATCCGGGCATTTTTGCCTGTGCTTTGCTGAATTCCCAGCCCATGGGCTTTTATGCCCCCGCCCAGATCGTGCGCGATGCCCGCGAACATGATGTGACTGTACGCCCGATATGTATCAATTCCAGCTACTGGGACAACGTGATGGAGCCCGACGGGCATGGCGGTCTGGCCCTGCGCCTGGGGTTTCGCCAGATCAAGGGGCTAAGCGAGGAAGACGCCTGCTGGATCACGGCGGCGCGCGGCAACGGGTATCGTTCGGTGCAGGATGTGTGGCGCCGCGCAGGGCTGTCGCCGCCGGTGCTGGCACGGCTGGCCGAAGCGGACGTGTTCGCCGGGCTGGACCTGTCCCGCCGCGCCGCCCTGTGGGAGGCCAAGGCGATCACAACCGACACTCCCCTGCCGCTGTTCGCAGGCGATATCGAAGGCGAAGGCATCGTTGAACCCGCCGCCAATCTTCCCGAAATGACGATGGGCGAACAGGTGGTCGAGGATTACGTTGCCATGCGTCTAAGCCTGCGGGCGCATCCGGTGGCATTGCTGCGCCATATCCTTACCCCCGGAGCGCAACCCCTGTAA
- a CDS encoding DUF1467 family protein, with the protein MGITSAIVLYAVFWFLTFLVVLPIRVKTQGDLGNIVPGTHAGAPEVHNLKKKAWITTGVAFVLWVIVAGIILSGWISVRDLDWFGRMGPTQ; encoded by the coding sequence ATGGGTATAACCTCGGCCATCGTGCTATATGCCGTTTTCTGGTTCCTGACCTTTCTGGTCGTGCTGCCAATCCGTGTCAAAACCCAGGGCGATCTGGGCAATATCGTTCCGGGGACACATGCGGGTGCGCCCGAGGTTCATAATCTGAAGAAAAAGGCGTGGATCACCACCGGTGTTGCCTTTGTTCTATGGGTAATCGTGGCCGGTATCATCCTGTCGGGATGGATCAGCGTGCGCGATCTTGACTGGTTCGGGCGGATGGGTCCGACGCAATAA
- a CDS encoding response regulator has protein sequence MDEMAPFIVAPAAPTASRPLTGLTVLVVEDSRFACEAMRLLCLRSGARIRRADCLRSARRHLKVYRPSVAIIDLGLPDGSGADLIRELCEATPRVAAIFATSGDENGRAVARIAGADGFMPKPITSLALFQNMVLARMPQDRRPAGLRVVPDETVVPDPIAYRDDMAHVAEVLGENADDATLDYIAQFVSGVAHSANDAPLHNAAKALARARSQGRPVAANTAQIAGLVQDRLDQKIAM, from the coding sequence ATGGATGAAATGGCCCCATTTATCGTTGCGCCCGCTGCGCCTACTGCATCGCGTCCGTTGACCGGGTTGACCGTTCTTGTTGTCGAAGACAGCCGCTTTGCCTGCGAGGCGATGCGCCTGTTATGTCTGCGCAGCGGTGCGCGCATCCGTCGCGCCGATTGCCTGCGATCCGCCCGCCGCCACCTCAAGGTTTATCGCCCGTCTGTGGCGATCATTGATCTGGGGCTGCCCGATGGCTCCGGCGCCGATCTGATCCGCGAGTTGTGCGAGGCCACCCCGCGCGTTGCCGCCATTTTCGCGACATCCGGTGACGAAAATGGCAGGGCTGTCGCGCGGATTGCAGGTGCGGACGGCTTTATGCCCAAACCGATCACGTCACTGGCGCTGTTTCAGAACATGGTACTGGCGCGCATGCCACAAGACCGACGCCCTGCAGGGCTGCGCGTTGTGCCGGATGAAACAGTGGTGCCCGATCCCATCGCATATCGCGATGACATGGCCCATGTCGCAGAGGTGCTGGGCGAAAACGCCGATGATGCGACACTGGATTACATCGCGCAGTTTGTCAGCGGCGTCGCCCATAGTGCAAATGATGCCCCTTTGCACAATGCCGCCAAGGCGCTTGCACGCGCCCGTTCCCAAGGCCGCCCGGTGGCGGCAAACACCGCACAGATCGCCGGGCTGGTACAGGACCGGCTGGATCAGAAAATCGCCATGTGA
- a CDS encoding nitroreductase family protein has protein sequence MPDPNSAALDFLLNRRSRPAKTLGLPVPSRAELLPILTAAARTPDHGKLEPWRFIVLNRTAILRLAGLAEARGHALGLPDDQIYKGHAPIRTGHLAVAVIESPKPSDKIPPLEQTYSTGAVCLALLNAALASGWGANWLSGWPSHDRTFMTEGLALEAHERIAGFIHIGTETSAPPERPRPDLDAITTWQDT, from the coding sequence ATGCCCGATCCAAACTCTGCTGCACTGGACTTTCTGCTGAACCGGCGCTCGCGTCCGGCCAAAACGCTGGGCTTGCCGGTGCCATCGCGCGCCGAGCTTCTGCCGATCCTGACGGCCGCCGCGCGCACGCCCGACCATGGCAAACTGGAGCCGTGGCGATTTATCGTGCTGAACCGCACCGCCATTTTGCGCCTTGCTGGTCTGGCCGAGGCGCGTGGACATGCGTTGGGCCTGCCAGATGACCAGATTTACAAAGGTCACGCGCCCATCCGCACCGGCCATCTGGCTGTTGCCGTGATCGAAAGCCCCAAACCGTCCGACAAGATCCCGCCGCTGGAACAGACCTATTCAACCGGCGCGGTATGCCTGGCCCTTCTGAACGCGGCGCTTGCCTCTGGCTGGGGCGCGAACTGGCTGTCGGGCTGGCCGTCGCATGATCGCACGTTCATGACCGAAGGGCTGGCGCTTGAAGCGCATGAGCGGATTGCGGGTTTCATCCATATCGGCACCGAAACCTCCGCACCGCCCGAACGCCCCCGCCCCGATCTGGACGCCATCACGACCTGGCAAGACACATGA
- a CDS encoding DUF1203 domain-containing protein, producing MITFSALPTDIVRAYQSGAPDAYGAPAERAVSNGAGNPCRHCLRNIPEGADMLILAHRPFDGLHPYAETGPIFLCAEPCERHTDSTALPPVLTTSPDYLIKGYGRDDRIVYGTGAVVATTRLAEHATRILDDPKVAYVHVRSARNNCYQARVERKA from the coding sequence ATGATCACATTTTCAGCCCTGCCAACCGATATCGTCCGTGCTTATCAATCCGGTGCGCCGGATGCCTATGGCGCGCCTGCCGAACGTGCTGTTTCAAATGGGGCCGGCAATCCGTGCCGTCATTGCTTGCGCAACATTCCCGAAGGGGCCGATATGCTGATTCTGGCGCATCGTCCGTTCGACGGGTTGCACCCTTACGCCGAAACCGGCCCGATTTTCCTGTGTGCCGAACCGTGCGAACGGCACACCGACAGCACTGCCCTGCCGCCGGTTCTTACCACATCGCCGGATTATCTGATCAAAGGATATGGCCGCGATGACCGGATCGTTTACGGAACAGGTGCTGTGGTGGCGACGACCAGACTGGCAGAACATGCGACCCGCATTCTGGACGACCCCAAGGTGGCCTATGTCCATGTCCGCTCGGCCCGCAACAATTGTTATCAGGCGCGTGTAGAGCGCAAAGCCTGA
- the gpmI gene encoding 2,3-bisphosphoglycerate-independent phosphoglycerate mutase — MPAPKPVVLCILDGWGQRAETTGNAPALAHTPTFDRIMATCPHNVLTTHGPDVGLPSGQMGNSEVGHTNIGAGRVVAMDLGMIDLAIEDGSFFSNAALLDFVETLKNTGGSAHLLGVVSDGGVHGHLAHIQAAARALRDAGVPVILHLWTDGRDVAPKSAAPFVTELLGGLPAGVQIATLTGRYFAMDRDNRWDRVKSASDAILYGQGHPCADATTAIAEAYARGETDEFITPSVLNGYAGATDGDGLFCLNFRADRAREILAALGQPDFDAFEVGQRPKWAAMLGMVDYSQAHNAFMTTAYPKAEIVNTLGAWVAAHGLRQFRLAETEKYPHVTFFLNGGKEMPETGEDRFMPQSPKVATYDLQPEMSAPDVTDQFVQAIQDDYDLIVTNYANPDMVGHTGDLDAAIAACEAVDQGLARVVAALEQAGGAMILTADHGNCETMIDPETGGPHTAHTLNPVPVALIGGPEGAQLRQGRLSDIAPTLLELMQLETPVEMTGKSLIK; from the coding sequence ATGCCTGCCCCCAAACCCGTTGTGTTGTGCATTCTGGATGGCTGGGGGCAGCGGGCCGAAACGACAGGCAATGCGCCGGCGCTGGCCCACACCCCGACATTCGACAGGATCATGGCGACCTGCCCCCACAATGTTCTTACCACCCATGGCCCCGACGTGGGTCTGCCCAGCGGCCAGATGGGCAATTCCGAAGTCGGCCATACCAATATCGGGGCCGGACGGGTTGTGGCGATGGATCTGGGGATGATTGATCTGGCCATCGAAGACGGCAGTTTTTTCAGTAATGCCGCGTTGTTGGATTTTGTCGAAACCCTTAAAAACACCGGCGGCTCTGCGCATTTGTTGGGCGTTGTGTCCGATGGCGGTGTACATGGGCATCTGGCCCATATTCAGGCCGCTGCACGGGCGCTAAGGGATGCGGGCGTTCCCGTTATCCTGCACCTTTGGACCGATGGCCGCGACGTTGCGCCAAAATCAGCCGCGCCTTTTGTGACCGAATTGCTGGGCGGATTGCCCGCAGGTGTGCAGATCGCAACCCTGACCGGGCGCTATTTTGCGATGGATCGCGACAATCGGTGGGATCGTGTCAAATCCGCCAGTGACGCCATCCTTTACGGGCAAGGGCATCCCTGCGCCGATGCTACAACCGCCATTGCCGAAGCTTATGCGCGCGGCGAAACAGACGAATTCATAACCCCCAGCGTCCTGAACGGGTACGCGGGCGCCACAGATGGGGACGGGCTGTTCTGCCTCAACTTTCGCGCCGATCGCGCCCGAGAGATTCTGGCGGCGCTTGGCCAGCCGGATTTTGACGCGTTCGAGGTTGGTCAACGGCCAAAATGGGCGGCGATGCTGGGCATGGTCGACTACTCCCAAGCCCATAACGCCTTCATGACCACGGCCTATCCCAAGGCCGAAATCGTCAACACGCTGGGGGCTTGGGTCGCCGCGCATGGGTTGCGCCAGTTCCGGTTGGCGGAAACCGAAAAATATCCGCATGTGACGTTTTTTCTGAACGGCGGCAAGGAAATGCCCGAAACCGGCGAAGACCGCTTCATGCCGCAATCGCCCAAAGTGGCAACCTATGATCTGCAGCCAGAAATGTCCGCACCCGATGTGACGGATCAGTTTGTGCAGGCCATTCAGGACGATTACGATCTGATCGTCACAAACTACGCCAATCCCGACATGGTCGGCCATACCGGCGATCTGGACGCCGCCATCGCCGCCTGCGAAGCGGTGGATCAGGGTTTGGCCCGTGTGGTTGCGGCGCTGGAACAGGCGGGCGGCGCCATGATCCTTACGGCGGATCACGGCAATTGCGAAACGATGATCGACCCTGAAACAGGTGGCCCGCACACGGCACATACCCTGAACCCGGTGCCCGTTGCCCTGATCGGCGGCCCCGAAGGCGCGCAGCTTAGGCAAGGTCGGCTATCAGACATCGCGCCAACTCTGCTGGAGTTGATGCAACTGGAAACACCGGTCGAAATGACCGGCAAGAGCCTGATCAAATGA
- a CDS encoding murein hydrolase activator EnvC family protein, whose protein sequence is MKRVIALITALLWPCMSLAQSDLSADARAAADALEAASVSLQEADSARDRIRALTETVKAYESGLEAMREGLRRATTREAQLNLQLEARNTEIAALLAALQTIGNTPSPVLLLHPSGPIGTARSGMILSEVTPALNARAADLRRDLDEVRTLRLLQQNSADNLLEGLNGVQEARLKLSQAVANRTDLPQRFTEDPVRTAVLIASTETLDAFASGLVEINADQVSDPDTDISIQQGTLKLPVQGRILHRAGQPDAAGIKRPGLILATRPRALVTSPTAATIRYLGPLLDLGNVVILEPQSDMLFVLAGLDQVFGEVGQVIPQDAPVGLMGGETPEIGAILSLSGEGTGTDRSETLYIEVRKGNQPVDPETWFQTEKDG, encoded by the coding sequence ATGAAACGTGTGATTGCCCTGATCACGGCCCTGCTTTGGCCCTGCATGTCGCTGGCACAAAGTGATCTGTCAGCAGATGCCCGCGCGGCGGCTGACGCGCTTGAGGCGGCATCGGTTTCATTGCAAGAGGCGGACAGCGCACGTGATCGCATCCGCGCCCTGACTGAAACCGTGAAAGCCTATGAAAGCGGGCTTGAGGCGATGCGTGAAGGTTTACGCCGCGCCACGACCCGCGAAGCACAACTGAACCTTCAGCTTGAGGCGCGCAATACCGAAATCGCGGCCCTGCTGGCCGCGTTGCAAACAATCGGAAACACCCCGTCTCCCGTTCTGCTGCTGCACCCGTCCGGCCCCATAGGAACTGCGCGTTCCGGCATGATCCTTTCCGAAGTGACCCCCGCACTGAACGCCCGCGCGGCAGACCTGCGCCGCGATCTGGACGAAGTCCGTACCCTGCGCCTGTTGCAGCAAAACAGCGCGGATAACCTGCTGGAAGGGTTGAACGGCGTGCAAGAGGCGCGCCTGAAGCTGAGTCAGGCTGTGGCAAACCGCACCGATCTGCCGCAACGCTTTACCGAAGATCCGGTGCGTACCGCCGTTCTGATCGCTTCGACCGAAACGCTGGATGCGTTTGCCAGCGGGCTGGTCGAAATCAACGCCGATCAGGTCAGTGATCCTGATACAGATATCTCGATCCAGCAAGGCACGCTGAAATTGCCTGTTCAGGGGCGCATTTTGCATCGTGCCGGACAACCGGACGCCGCCGGGATCAAACGCCCGGGCCTGATCCTTGCCACCCGTCCCCGCGCGCTGGTCACCAGCCCGACGGCAGCGACGATCCGCTATCTCGGACCCTTGCTCGATCTGGGCAATGTGGTGATTCTCGAACCGCAGTCTGACATGCTGTTTGTGCTGGCCGGGCTGGATCAGGTGTTCGGAGAGGTTGGTCAGGTCATTCCACAGGACGCGCCTGTCGGTCTGATGGGGGGAGAAACGCCCGAAATTGGTGCAATCCTGTCACTAAGCGGTGAAGGCACTGGAACTGACCGTTCAGAAACGCTCTATATAGAAGTGAGAAAGGGCAATCAGCCCGTGGACCCGGAAACGTGGTTCCAAACCGAAAAGGATGGATGA
- a CDS encoding S41 family peptidase produces MKKFAMAAIGGTLAGVVAATQIAGPLVAQEAAKTVNVYEQLDLFGDIFERIRAQYVEEVDAGELIEAAIDGMLTSLDPHSSYLSPEDASAMQVQTRGEFGGLGIEVTQEEGFVKVVSPIDGTPADEAGIESGDFITHVDGESVLGLTLDEAVDMMRGPVGSEILITVVREGEPEPFDVSIIRDTIKLVAVRSRIQGDTVVLRITTFNDQTTPNLEAGLAEQVEAAGGMDNVNGIVLDLRNNPGGLLNEAISVSDAFLESGEIVSTRGRNPEDGDRFNARPGDLAMGKPIVVLINGGSASASEIVAGALQDHRRAIIVGTKSFGKGSVQTVMPLRGEGAMRLTTARYYTPSGRSIQALGVSPDIIVAQPRRDPNAEEEEEETNRFSRTEADLRGSLNNDSLTEDQRRQIEADREKAQAAADLREEDYQLAYAIDILKGLSALGPTE; encoded by the coding sequence ATGAAGAAATTCGCTATGGCCGCAATTGGCGGTACATTGGCAGGTGTTGTCGCTGCAACCCAGATTGCGGGCCCGCTGGTGGCGCAGGAAGCGGCAAAAACCGTAAATGTATACGAGCAGCTTGATCTGTTTGGCGACATATTCGAACGCATCCGCGCGCAATATGTGGAAGAGGTGGATGCAGGTGAACTGATCGAAGCTGCCATTGACGGCATGCTGACATCGCTTGATCCCCATTCAAGCTATCTGTCGCCGGAAGATGCCAGTGCCATGCAGGTTCAGACACGCGGCGAATTCGGCGGCCTGGGCATCGAAGTCACACAGGAAGAAGGCTTTGTTAAGGTGGTGTCGCCCATTGATGGCACCCCCGCAGACGAGGCCGGTATCGAATCCGGCGACTTCATCACACATGTCGATGGTGAAAGCGTTCTGGGTCTGACCCTGGATGAAGCTGTGGATATGATGCGCGGACCTGTCGGTTCGGAAATCCTGATCACTGTCGTGCGCGAGGGCGAACCCGAGCCGTTCGACGTGTCGATCATTCGCGACACCATCAAACTGGTCGCGGTGCGCAGTCGTATTCAGGGCGATACCGTTGTTCTGCGGATCACGACATTCAACGATCAGACCACTCCCAACCTGGAAGCGGGACTGGCCGAGCAGGTCGAAGCTGCGGGCGGTATGGACAACGTCAACGGCATTGTGCTGGATCTGCGCAATAACCCGGGCGGCCTGTTGAACGAGGCGATATCCGTTTCGGATGCGTTTCTTGAAAGCGGCGAGATCGTCAGCACGCGCGGGCGCAACCCGGAAGACGGCGATCGCTTTAACGCGCGCCCCGGTGATCTGGCGATGGGCAAACCGATTGTTGTTTTGATCAATGGCGGATCTGCATCTGCTTCGGAAATCGTGGCGGGCGCGTTGCAGGATCATCGTCGCGCCATCATCGTGGGCACCAAAAGCTTTGGCAAAGGATCGGTACAGACCGTGATGCCGCTGCGTGGTGAAGGTGCAATGCGTCTGACAACCGCGCGGTATTACACACCGTCGGGTCGTTCCATTCAGGCGCTGGGGGTTTCGCCCGATATCATCGTCGCACAACCCCGTCGTGACCCGAACGCCGAAGAGGAAGAAGAGGAAACAAACCGCTTCAGCCGCACAGAGGCCGATTTGCGGGGCAGCCTGAACAATGACAGCCTGACCGAAGATCAGCGCCGCCAGATTGAAGCTGACCGTGAAAAAGCCCAAGCCGCCGCAGACCTGCGCGAAGAAGATTATCAACTGGCCTATGCCATTGATATCCTGAAAGGTTTGTCCGCCCTCGGCCCGACCGAATAA
- the mce gene encoding methylmalonyl-CoA epimerase, which translates to MIGRLNHVAIAVPDLEAASAQYRDALGAQVGAPQDEPDHGVTVVFIELPNTKIELLYPLGENSPIQGFLDKNPSGGIHHVCYEVDDILAARDHLTASGARVLGTGEPKIGAHGKPVLFLHPKDFNGCLVELEQV; encoded by the coding sequence ATGATCGGACGTCTGAACCATGTTGCCATTGCCGTGCCCGATCTTGAGGCGGCTTCGGCCCAATATCGCGACGCGCTGGGCGCACAAGTGGGCGCTCCGCAGGATGAACCGGATCACGGTGTGACGGTTGTGTTCATCGAACTGCCGAACACCAAGATCGAGCTGTTGTATCCGCTGGGTGAAAACAGCCCGATCCAGGGCTTTCTGGACAAGAACCCGTCAGGCGGCATTCATCACGTGTGTTACGAGGTCGACGATATTCTGGCCGCGCGTGATCATCTGACCGCCAGCGGCGCACGTGTTCTGGGCACCGGAGAGCCCAAGATCGGGGCGCATGGAAAGCCTGTCCTGTTCCTGCATCCCAAGGATTTCAACGGCTGTCTGGTCGAGCTGGAGCAGGTCTGA
- a CDS encoding EI24 domain-containing protein, with translation MILNAFFKALAQLGDPRFRRVLWMGIGLTLALLIGATAGFVALLDWLIGEQVFLPLIGEVTWIDDLVSWSSVLLMLVLSVFLMVPVASAITSMFLDEVAQAVEDKSYPLLPPAQPVPFWDAVRDTVNFLGVLITANILAIILYIVLSPVALFIFWGMNGFLLGREYFTLAAMRRLDRDKANALRARHSGKIWLAGTLMAMPLSVPVINLLIPILGAATFTHLYHAIIASDPSARTSQDRAR, from the coding sequence ATGATCCTTAACGCGTTCTTCAAGGCGTTGGCGCAGCTTGGCGATCCCCGCTTTCGCCGCGTTCTTTGGATGGGCATTGGCCTGACACTGGCACTTCTGATCGGCGCAACAGCAGGCTTTGTTGCGCTGCTTGACTGGCTGATTGGTGAACAGGTGTTCCTGCCGCTGATCGGAGAAGTCACCTGGATCGACGATCTGGTCAGCTGGTCCTCTGTTCTATTGATGCTGGTCCTGTCAGTGTTTCTGATGGTGCCGGTCGCGTCGGCAATCACGTCCATGTTTCTGGACGAAGTCGCACAGGCTGTCGAAGACAAATCCTATCCGCTCCTACCGCCCGCGCAGCCAGTGCCGTTTTGGGATGCGGTGCGAGACACGGTCAATTTTCTGGGGGTTCTGATCACCGCCAATATTCTGGCGATTATTCTTTACATCGTGCTTTCGCCGGTCGCGCTTTTCATCTTCTGGGGGATGAACGGTTTCTTGCTGGGGCGCGAATATTTTACCCTGGCCGCGATGCGCAGGTTGGACCGGGACAAGGCCAACGCCCTGCGCGCCCGTCACAGCGGAAAAATCTGGCTGGCCGGAACATTGATGGCGATGCCCCTGTCCGTACCCGTGATCAATCTGCTGATCCCGATTTTAGGGGCCGCAACGTTCACGCATTTGTATCATGCGATTATTGCGTCGGACCCATCCGCCCGAACCAGTCAAGATCGCGCACGCTGA